DNA from Rosa rugosa chromosome 6, drRosRugo1.1, whole genome shotgun sequence:
TAAAAGGTGAAGATTGAGTTCAGAGTTTATTCTCACATGTATAAAATTGAACAACAATGTCCACAAGATAAGAGAAATCCGTGATGGAACGTGACACAAGAGCAATCTTGTTCAATGCCTTGTCGACCCCTAAGCAATTGATGTCATTGTTTATGAAAGGAATGTAGAGGAACAAAGGATCCATTAAAACAGCAAGCACACACGATCCGACAAATATCTTTTTCCAGTGACTAGAGAAGCAGTGAAACAGCAAATGCACCAGTTTCTTGACTGACCACACAAGACCAACAAATCTCCATTTTGTTGACCTTACAGTAGCATCAGGAATACTGTAGTCCTTCACTGATAGCAGAATAGTCTCTGAATCTGAGTCTGGATGGCTGGATATACGACACACAACAAACATTTATTCAgaaaacaagaaggaaaaaaagataTTTGAAGAAAATTGTACGTGTTGATCAATCTCAAGTTACAGATCGAAACTTAACGCTGCAGCTTGTACTCCGGATTGCTGCTGTTCCGAGTGGTCAATAACGTCTGAAGTTATTTCGAGGTTAGCAGCCATAACTAAAACTACTTGTTCTTGTGCAAAAACTGAATCTGGCTATGAATTAGATGCAGTACAAATTAATCGAGAAGAATGAGTAATGGTCTTATGGAACACATTCAAGTTGATCATAAATGATGATATGAACCATCCAATCCACTAATTTTATTCACCAAAACATAAAGTCAGTCAACATCTTAGTGGACCTGAAATAGTTTATGACCTCAAGAATTGAGCAAATGAGCTGTAGCCTCAACCTTTGCATAGGCTCCTGTTGACTATACAAACACAAATCATCAAAGAAGTGGATAACATCTTCCAAATCGTTCTTCCTCAATTTGATTGCTGTTTCAGAGGTAAACCCCTTCATTCATTTGTTCTACTACTCTGCTTTGCACTTTGAAATTTCTACCGGTTGtaattttcctttcctttgatGACTTCAAAGCCCTGCAACTGTACTGTAACTTGTGTTAATTTAGTTTTGTTTGTGACCCAAATGGTTCAGAATGGAACGCATGAAGACGAAGGCCGTCCCGAAGAAACTTATATTAGGTATGTACTGCTACGTAGCTATTTAAATATCCTGTATATTTTAtcataaatacacacacacacacacacacacacacacactaccAGCTAAACATGGAGGTCCCTTTCATGCTAAGGAATTCATTTACTCGTTTTATGCTATATATTTGATTCTCCTTAAAGGATGATCTGCCAAATCAGAAATCATTTTAGTTATGAAATGCTAGGTGAACAATATTACAATAGTCATGCATAAAGAGAATGTAGGTCGTCTACTATGTAAATGTATCTTGCAATGCTGATTGCCTGATTTAAACATCCAACCATGATTGTTTAGAATACGTAACTGTAATTTGGTGGTTGTAAATTTTCCCATATGTCTGTGTGCAGCTGTCTTTGCGGTTATCTTGGTTTTGCTGTTTGGAATTTGGTTGATTTGTTGTGAAATgatgaaaagaagaaagggcAGAAAACTAAATCAAAGGTGTTTTAGTCACAATGAGGGCATATTGTTACAGGACTTGACAAACCATGAGGCATATGTTGAGAGAAGAATGATAACTTTTACTTTAAAAGAACTTCAGAAGGCAACAAATAATTTCAGTCGACATGAGAAAGTTGGTGAAGGAGTTCATGGATCAGTTTACCGAGGAATACTACCAGATAAAATGGTGGTAGCCATAAAGAAGTTGAAAGTAGTTAACTCTTCCAGAATTGTTAATGAGATGATTGCTCTTTCTCAGATCAACCACAGGAATGTAGTGAGGCTCCTAGGCTGTTGTTTAGAGACCCGCAAGCCTTTACTGGTTTACGAGTACTTCTCTAATGTTGGCACTCTTTTTGAGCACATATCCTATAGAAGACAATCCTTACCATTTTCATTGGAATTACGAATGAAAATTGCTGTAGAAATCGCAGCTGCACTAGCATACTTGCACTCCTCCACATCAAAGCCAGTAATCATACACCAAAATGTGAAGGCACAGAATATACTATTAGATAATAACTACATGGTCAAACTGACAGACTCTGGATTTACACCACCCCAGATTTTAATGCAGAGGACACTCGGATACTTAGACCCTGAATGCCATCGATCAAACAAGCTGACAGAAAAAAGCGATGTGTACAGCTTTGGAGTTGTCCTTGCGGAGCTAATAACTAGCAGAAGGGCAGCTTCTCCCCATAGGCCCGAGGCTGAGAGAAGCCTGGCAACTCTATTTGCTCGTGCAATGGAAGGCAGGGTCTTGTATCAAATTCTGGATGATGAAATTCTCAATGAGGGAAACATACAAATTGTTGAAAAGGTGGCGGATTTGGCAAAGAGATGCATAAGGGCAAGAGGGACAGAAAGACCTTCCATGAAACAAGTAGCCCTGGAACTCGAGGCATTGCGAATTATGGCAAAGCATCCACAGGGCATACTTAGTTTCTATGAGTCTCCCGAAAAGACTGACCACCTTGTGACACCACCTTCAGACGCTTACATTGTTGATGTTAGATGTGAAGGCTTTGGTGGTGGTTCTAGCAGTATTAGAACAAATGCAGAAGAAATTGGATATCATAGGTTGCAAGAAGTAGATTATTATTTGACCTAAATTTATATGTTTTGCAACTTTTAATCAGCACTTGTATAATGCTTTGTTTTCAGCTCTGGTTTGAACTAGTAGTTGCTTTTTTGATGACATTGAACTATTAGTTGTTGTTCTTGTTTCTTTAGTACCTTTAGTAGTTCCTATACCTGTCATGTTCTTTACAAGCGGTATATAGAAAACTCTCCCAGCTTAGTTCTTCTTGACCAAGAACATCTAAACAAAAAACTTGAATTTATAGCATACCTTGTTCGGCAGCATATCTAATTGATACCAAGAGTGAAGGCAAGGCGCTCACGGCAGGTCATCTTTCTCCCCGTTTGTTCAACGCTGTTAATGTTCAACCCTACCGGTGAGCTTTAGGTATTTTGGAGATTGCATTTACTTGGGGATGAAGCACACTGAAGAGGGCACCAGTATGTTATAAAAGGCAGAAGTTAGAACCACCTTACGGTCCAAGTAGTCAGGAAGTAAAAAGAAACTGATTTGCAGTAGCATTCAAAATGAGTCGCATATAAAACCcctctttttactttttttgtaCAGGCAAACATTGATGTTGAAAAAACTCAAAGAAGAGCACACACAAAATCTGACACAATATTAAGTCCATATTATATAAGTAAACAATATCCAGGCAGCATGTGAAAGCTGCTTAAAAAGATAGTCACAGAACATAGCTAGGACAACAGAACAGAACTAGAAAAAACACAAGTAAGCTCGCCACCGCCTATCAAGCACCCAATTCTGCGAACAGCCACACGAAGACGGAGGAAACTTGAGCCTATGACTGACAAAGACGACAACTAAAGACCAACTGAAAATACTAGTAGCAACCACCCATGCTTTATTATAACCACACTGAAGATGGCCTTCACTTGCACCTGCAAAGCGCACAATTCACTTCTTCTTGACCGCAGACTTGGTAACCTTGGCTCCGCTGGGATCCTTCTTCTCCACAGCCTTGATGACTCCCACAGCAACTGTCTGGCGCATGTCCCTCACAGCAAAACGACCAAGTGGGGGATACTCAGAGAAAGTTTCAACGACCATGGGCTTGGTGGGAATCATCTTAACAAACCCTGCGTCACCATTCTTCAAAAACTTGGGCTCCTTCTCTAGCTCCTTGCCAGAACGTCTGTCAATCTTGGTCAAAATCTCATTGAACTTGACAGCAATGTGAGAGGTGTGGCAATCAAGCACAGGAGCATAACCGTTTCCAATCTGGCCAGGGTGATTCATGATGATTACCTGGGCGGTGAAGTTAGCTGCTTCCTTAGCTGGATCTTCCTTGGAGTTTGAAGCAACATACCCACGCTTGAGATCCTTGACTGCAACGTTCTTGACGTTGAAGCCAACATTGTCACCGGGAAGAGCCTCCTGGAGAGCCTCGTGGTGCATCTCCACAGACTTAACTTCAGTGGTCAATCCAGTGGGACCAAAAGTCACAACCATACCAGGCTTGATAATACCAGTCTCAACACGTCCAACAGGGACAGTTCCAATACCTCCAATCTTGTAGACATCCTGAAGTGGAAGTCGGAGGGGCTTGTCGAAGGGCCTCTTGGGCTCGTTGATCAGGTCAAGGGCCTCAAGAAGGGTTGGACCCTTGTACCAGTCGAGGTTGGTGGACCTCTCAATCATGTTGTCACCCTCAAATCCAGAGATGGGAACAAAAGCAATTTTTTCTGGGTTGTATCCAATCTTCTTCAGATAGGATGACACTTCCTTCACGATTTCATCATACCTTGCCTTCGAGTACTTAGGACTGGTCGCATCCATCTGTATAACAGAAATACCATCAACATTAGTAGAAGCAAAGACAACCATCAACATTAGTAGAACCAAAGACATATGCTAGATAAACACTCAATTACAATAGAAATACATCAATGACAGATTCTGCTTCAGAATGACCCAAAAGTTTACCTTGTTGCAGCAACAAATCATTTGCCTAACACCAAGGGTGAAAGCAAGGAGAGCATGCTCACGGGTCTGACCATCCTTAGAGATACCAGCCTCAAAACCTCCAGTGGTAGAGTCAATAATGAGGACAGCACAATCAGCCTGGGAAGTTCCAGTAATCATGTTCTTGATGAAGTCACGATGTCCAGGAGCATCAATGACAGTGCAGTAGTACTTGGTGGTCTCAAACTTCCAGAGAGCAATGTCAATAGTAATACCCCTTTCACGCTCAGCCTTAAGCTTGTCAAGCACCCAAGCATACTTGAATGAACGCTTGTTCATCTCAGCAGCCTCCTTCTCGAACCTCTCAATCACACGCTTGTCAATACCCCCAAGCTTGTAGATCAAATGACCAGTGGTGGTCGACTTCCCAGAGTCAACATGGCCAATAACCACAATGTTGATATGAAACTTTTCCTTGCCCATAACGAAATATCAACTTGAACCTGTATGAACAACATAAACAAGAACAGGTAAGTCACCCAATTGCAAATTCCCAAAaccaatacacacacacagctTGTTCAATAATCACAAACCAATAACTAAAAGGATGTTCTTCAATACACTGTAAAACAATCATAGCAGGCAAACTAAGCAACGAACCAGCCAaatatcttttcttttctcataaaaAGAGTAACAAAATCAGGAATTGGCAGAAATACTAGACTAGATTCAGTAGACTCATCGATCGGATTAAATTAGACTCGGAACAGAAACGATCCACCAAACATATAACATACACTGAAATAAACTTCAATTCTACTAAAACGAGAGATTTTGATAAATCTATCACAGTAGCTGCATCAGTAAAACATACAGAGGCTAAAATCAGTCCCATCATCATCAGACAACAATCAAATCAGATTCACAATTAAGCTaacaaaaacatcaaaatcAGCCAGCAAGGTTTACAATTGAGCCAAATACAAAATCGAAAACAGAGTCCTCTcacacaaccaaaaaaaaaaaacagagacgGATGCAAAACGAAATCGAATTCGAACATCGCAATATGAGTAATCTAGATGATCAACATCAAGCAAGTAAAGCTAATCGataaaaagggaaagaaaatcGAACCTGGAGGAAGTGctaaaaccctagagagagagagagagccgagGCACAGGAGAGTCACAACCGCCAATCGATGATATAGGGTTTTCCAGCGAAATGCTGGGTTTATATAAGAGAGCGAATTGCTGGTTGTTTACGATTTTGCCCTTGGAGTCAGCAAATTTAGGACGGTGGTATCCTTTGTGTTCATATGTTTGGCGGTTATTCGAATACCCCACTCGCTTCGACGCGCGTGTTAGTTGGGAGTTTTGCTGAGGGGAAGGTGTGGTATTGGTGAAGATTTATACACGCGCTGAAGAGGAGCGTGGGATTGGAGGGGTCCGTGAGGAATTAGACAAGAAATAGGCGGGGTGCCGTGAAACGCTCACAAATGTCAGAAGCTACTTGGCCACCACGAAATAGAAACGACGTCGGATTGGTTCTTTTAATAAGTCAATGGGTTCGGTTGGGTTGGATTTCGAATCAAGCATATTGGTTTTTCCCAAGGCCCAAGTAATGACCTTCTTTTTTCACTTCTATTTTGTCTGCTATTAAACATCAAAAAGTTTTAGTAATGAATTTGGGTTCTGAATGTGAGGAGTGATTTGGGTGGGATGAGGAATTTCTTTGGGCTTTTGAAGAATTGCTGAATCTATTTTACACTTCATCGTTAAACTTCAACCTAATTAGACAACTTTGATGCGGCGCATCATATCAATTGTTGATCGATATGTATAAAAGTATAGCCTAGTGGCAAATGCATCCGTTGATAGTGATGTCGGAGTATATTGACGGTGTCTCAAGTTTAGTTATCCAAATCTGATTGCCAGTACACTCACGGGTAAATTCAACGTGCACATTAGAATTTACATAAGGCTTTCCCAATAGTAAAATAAATTTAGGTATTATTTTGTTCATAAAATATGTCTCTATACTGTTTTAAAATAGTACATAGAATTGAGCTATACATtaacccaaatttttttttttttgagaaaatacaTTAACCCAAACTTTGAttgatttaaaattaaaaaaataaaaaataaaaactaataaaaaaattttaaaaaaagttttctcttccttcatATTTGACTCTTTTGTTGATAATGGGTTAGGCTCTGTAGTCTGTACCAATTAATCTCATTTCCCATGTTTTCCGTTTTCATTTTATTCGACGTTAGAGCTGCAGGCTTCATATTCCCACTGAACCGAAGCAGAATGCAACAACGTAAAACATGTGGCATATATATCATTCTCATATGTGGTGGAACCAATACTATGAGTTATCTACTGTTTGTCGTCTTATTCGTGATTGTTTATAGCATAAGGTTAATGAATTTCTGTACGTATATCTTACTTAGCTAATTGTCTGTACTCTATAAATCTAATGGATATATTGTAAACTTAGGATTAGTGCCAGCCACCaagagaacaaaaacaaaaatacgtTAACAATGTTTGAGATTAGTGCCAATTGCCAAATAATTAATGGAGTCGTTCTTGCCTACCCTTCATGACGTATAATGAAAGAATTCAAGAAAATGGCTCTTCACTATGATGTTAAGCCAAAACGTCTTCTTTAGTTATGTTGAGAATATGAACCTTATCACACataaaaatacacacacacaacatTGCGTACAGATTTGTAAGTCTCTCACATATTACTAATTAGTTTTGAATGTGATACATGCTCATATTATTGTATCgatcaaaacaaacacaaagatTACATGTAATACAAGGAACATTAGATTTagattgcatatatatatatatatatatatatatatatatatatatatatatatatatatatatatatatatatatccaccTGTTCTATCACAAaagaactctctctctcacacacatacatatattaatttctcatcaagaaagaaaaaaccagTAAAACTAAAATCTCATTTGGCAAACGCGATCCCTCGATGACTTCAAAGTTCAACCTCTAATTTCCTACATAGTTAATTAGCTCAATCGATCTTTAACCATCAAACAGACAAAACTATATAAGCTATATAGAAACCTCATCAACAACCTTAAGCTATATAGAAACCTCATCAACAACCTAGTTGATATACTGGCGGATCACCTTTGTCAATATGTCGTGCATGAAAGAATATATAATAGGAAATCCACCTCAATTCGCAGAAgcagacacacacacatacatattaTATAGGATGTTGGGAGTTAGCTAGCTAACTTTGGTCTACTGCATGCAGGTCATGACCTCGACCTGTGTACTAACTCCTTCCCAGTATTTGACTTGGTATGTGTATATATGAGTCATCTTCATTCTAGAAGTGATCGATGTTGTTCAAAACATAACAAGTAATAtactacccaaaaaaaaaaaaaaaaaaacataacaagTAATATAATAACCACTAAGAGAGGGACAGACTTGATGAGACTTGCTACCCAAGAAAATtagccctctatatatatatatatatatatatatatatatatatatatatgcttttattCAATTTCTGGGACCCCATCTGACAGACTAACTACGAAGTTTATTACTAAGGGAGTAAGGGTCGATGTTGATGCTTGTGTTGAGGTCTGTTGTGATGTTACTATCTATGTCGAGAGTTCTTCCCGTTATGAAGAATTTCAAAGCTAGGTTATTAACTTGTTTTTGTCTATTGGTTTTAGTTTGTTTGAGATAATTTGGTGAAAATTTTGCATGCAAGTATATCTAAGTGAGACACATATCGATCATAAAGCTTTTGTATTAGTAAGTAATTTCATATCTATGTAGAAAACAAATCGATAGGAGCGATTTTTGATCACTTTCTCTACAATAAATCTAATTCAAAACGATTGGGAATCTTAAGCGATTGTAAGGTTTAACAATCATATGTACGCACGTACGTGAATCATCATATTTTAGCATAACAAAAATATAAGGACCCCGACAAAAGTCCATGTGACTAGGAGAGAGAATAGAGGAAA
Protein-coding regions in this window:
- the LOC133713634 gene encoding wall-associated receptor kinase 3-like, with protein sequence MERMKTKAVPKKLILAVFAVILVLLFGIWLICCEMMKRRKGRKLNQRCFSHNEGILLQDLTNHEAYVERRMITFTLKELQKATNNFSRHEKVGEGVHGSVYRGILPDKMVVAIKKLKVVNSSRIVNEMIALSQINHRNVVRLLGCCLETRKPLLVYEYFSNVGTLFEHISYRRQSLPFSLELRMKIAVEIAAALAYLHSSTSKPVIIHQNVKAQNILLDNNYMVKLTDSGFTPPQILMQRTLGYLDPECHRSNKLTEKSDVYSFGVVLAELITSRRAASPHRPEAERSLATLFARAMEGRVLYQILDDEILNEGNIQIVEKVADLAKRCIRARGTERPSMKQVALELEALRIMAKHPQGILSFYESPEKTDHLVTPPSDAYIVDVRCEGFGGGSSSIRTNAEEIGYHRLQEVDYYLT
- the LOC133714611 gene encoding elongation factor 1-alpha-like, encoding MGKEKFHINIVVIGHVDSGKSTTTGHLIYKLGGIDKRVIERFEKEAAEMNKRSFKYAWVLDKLKAERERGITIDIALWKFETTKYYCTVIDAPGHRDFIKNMITGTSQADCAVLIIDSTTGGFEAGISKDGQTREHALLAFTLGVRQMICCCNKMDATSPKYSKARYDEIVKEVSSYLKKIGYNPEKIAFVPISGFEGDNMIERSTNLDWYKGPTLLEALDLINEPKRPFDKPLRLPLQDVYKIGGIGTVPVGRVETGIIKPGMVVTFGPTGLTTEVKSVEMHHEALQEALPGDNVGFNVKNVAVKDLKRGYVASNSKEDPAKEAANFTAQVIIMNHPGQIGNGYAPVLDCHTSHIAVKFNEILTKIDRRSGKELEKEPKFLKNGDAGFVKMIPTKPMVVETFSEYPPLGRFAVRDMRQTVAVGVIKAVEKKDPSGAKVTKSAVKKK